A stretch of the Thermus thermophilus genome encodes the following:
- a CDS encoding DUF4388 domain-containing protein — protein sequence MALFGSLDSMPLGEILSLLAHKEGALEVWNLKEIPPTTIYLKPGRIRSVDQHGKPLPPLSAKATLQALLLAKEGSFEFHPGARPRHKERLNWPTERVLLSLTTLQDELEHYRPFLPSPEARFRLAGSSPEDPRFKEFFQLALPHLKRGASARELAQALSIPLDQVRLYLYKLQGLGAVRRAEMGARPKDKGLLQGLLSGLRSLWAR from the coding sequence ATGGCCCTATTCGGAAGCCTGGATTCCATGCCCCTGGGGGAGATCCTCTCCCTACTCGCCCATAAAGAAGGGGCTTTGGAGGTCTGGAACCTCAAGGAGATCCCCCCCACCACCATCTACCTCAAGCCCGGGCGGATCCGCTCCGTTGACCAGCACGGCAAGCCCCTTCCCCCCTTGAGCGCCAAGGCCACCCTGCAGGCCTTGCTCCTGGCCAAAGAGGGAAGCTTTGAGTTCCACCCCGGGGCCAGGCCCAGGCACAAGGAGCGCCTGAACTGGCCCACGGAAAGGGTCCTCCTCTCCCTCACCACGCTCCAGGACGAGCTTGAGCATTACCGCCCCTTCCTCCCCTCCCCCGAGGCCCGCTTCCGCCTGGCGGGGAGCTCCCCCGAGGACCCACGCTTCAAGGAGTTCTTCCAGCTCGCCCTGCCCCACCTCAAGCGGGGGGCCTCGGCCAGGGAGCTCGCCCAGGCCCTCTCCATCCCCCTGGACCAGGTGCGCCTCTACCTCTACAAGCTCCAGGGGCTAGGGGCCGTCCGGCGGGCGGAGATGGGGGCCAGGCCCAAGGACAAGGGCCTCCTCCAGGGACTCCTTTCGGGCCTGAGGAGCCTATGGGCCCGCTAA
- the trmB gene encoding tRNA (guanosine(46)-N7)-methyltransferase TrmB, with protein MLVRPALLPAWPPALKDLFGREGPLVLEIGFGDGRFTAELAKEHPDWLVLGAEVSAASVLRAYRRMKREGVENVRLYHGEGPFALRNLVPPGSLHRVIVNFPDPWPKKRHQERRLLQEAFFRRLSTRLGEGGALLLTTDHEEYFGFALEEAERTGLYRIEVGPPPEAHLKTKYALKWKEVGRTFFHAVFTKVAEDPTPWSPIRRYAVAHALLKGELPETLSLEKTPVPVPGGVAVFLEVARGKEGFYVLIPFLVLYSSSMTVADHLTLNELWRRVKKA; from the coding sequence GTGCTGGTGCGCCCCGCCCTCCTGCCCGCCTGGCCCCCGGCCCTAAAGGACCTCTTCGGGCGGGAAGGCCCTTTGGTCCTGGAGATCGGCTTCGGGGACGGGCGCTTCACCGCGGAGCTTGCCAAGGAGCACCCCGACTGGCTCGTCCTGGGGGCGGAGGTCTCGGCGGCGAGCGTCCTTAGGGCCTACCGGCGGATGAAGCGGGAGGGGGTGGAAAACGTCCGCCTCTACCACGGGGAGGGGCCTTTCGCCCTCAGGAACCTGGTGCCCCCGGGGAGCCTCCACCGGGTCATCGTGAACTTCCCCGACCCCTGGCCCAAGAAGCGCCACCAGGAAAGGCGCCTCCTCCAGGAGGCCTTTTTCCGGAGGCTTTCCACGAGGCTTGGGGAAGGGGGGGCCCTCCTCCTCACCACGGACCACGAGGAGTATTTCGGCTTCGCCCTGGAGGAAGCGGAGCGCACCGGGCTCTACCGCATAGAGGTGGGGCCGCCCCCCGAGGCCCACCTGAAGACCAAGTACGCCCTCAAGTGGAAGGAGGTGGGAAGGACCTTCTTCCACGCGGTCTTCACCAAGGTGGCCGAGGACCCCACCCCTTGGTCCCCCATAAGGAGGTACGCCGTGGCCCACGCCCTGCTCAAAGGAGAGCTCCCGGAAACCCTTTCCCTGGAGAAGACCCCGGTGCCCGTTCCCGGGGGTGTGGCCGTCTTCTTGGAGGTGGCCCGGGGGAAGGAGGGGTTTTACGTCCTCATACCCTTTCTTGTTTTGTATTCTTCGTCCATGACCGTGGCCGACCACCTGACCCTGAACGAACTGTGGCGGAGGGTCAAGAAGGCTTGA
- a CDS encoding IS3 family transposase — protein sequence MLEHPEYGYRRVTKELHRKGILVNHKRVHRLLQDFHLSLKRTVRRPKPNPLLQIVLLAGDRADLRASLLRQREPEPFELLYTDFTLLPYRGGKAWFVPILGQPPWRLRSPQNPDGGGLGFRAFSLGGAGPGGVGGGQGLSPGPGGEAPQGPGAP from the coding sequence TTGCTGGAGCACCCCGAGTACGGCTACCGCCGGGTCACCAAGGAGCTCCACAGAAAGGGCATTCTGGTCAACCACAAACGGGTCCACCGCCTACTGCAGGACTTCCACCTCTCCCTGAAGCGCACCGTTCGGAGGCCCAAGCCCAACCCCCTGCTGCAGATCGTCCTCCTGGCCGGGGACAGAGCAGACTTGAGGGCCTCCCTTCTCAGGCAGAGGGAACCGGAGCCCTTTGAGCTCTTGTACACCGACTTCACCCTCCTGCCCTACCGGGGAGGGAAGGCCTGGTTCGTGCCCATCCTGGGTCAGCCGCCTTGGCGGCTACGTTCCCCACAGAACCCGGATGGTGGTGGCCTGGGGTTTAGGGCCTTCTCCCTCGGCGGAGCTGGCCCTGGAGGCGTGGGAGGAGGCCAAGGCCTTTCTCCAGGCCCAGGTGGGGAGGCTCCCCAGGGCCCTGGTGCACCATGA
- a CDS encoding integrase core domain-containing protein produces MAWGLGPSPSAELALEAWEEAKAFLQAQVGRLPRALVHHDQGGPFLSHDWVGTLLLRDGQRLSYSLMGAKGNPVVESFFARFKGEGGDQFLEARSLGELKEVVKERLRYYHESWLHSGLGYRTPREAMEEALGQSTQDITWEAG; encoded by the coding sequence GTGGCCTGGGGTTTAGGGCCTTCTCCCTCGGCGGAGCTGGCCCTGGAGGCGTGGGAGGAGGCCAAGGCCTTTCTCCAGGCCCAGGTGGGGAGGCTCCCCAGGGCCCTGGTGCACCATGACCAGGGGGGACCTTTCCTGAGCCACGACTGGGTGGGGACGCTTCTTCTCAGGGACGGGCAGCGGCTTTCCTACAGCCTGATGGGGGCTAAGGGAAACCCTGTGGTGGAGAGCTTTTTTGCCCGGTTCAAGGGGGAGGGAGGAGACCAGTTTTTGGAGGCCAGAAGCCTTGGGGAGCTAAAGGAGGTGGTGAAGGAGCGCCTACGCTACTACCACGAGAGCTGGCTGCACTCGGGGCTCGGTTATCGGACGCCGAGGGAGGCGATGGAGGAGGCGCTGGGGCAAAGCACACAGGACATCACATGGGAGGCAGGGTGA